A genomic region of Herbaspirillum sp. DW155 contains the following coding sequences:
- a CDS encoding TonB-dependent receptor → MFQRKPICLALTGAMTLYSPLGVAQDSASQGAALPEVTVQASKQGKTEQKINGSISVVSGATLEQANVSRTDDLQRALPDLYLPQQGNSAFITPSLRGVASLNTYNPAVVMYVDGVPQFVTAQSQLLTNVEQVELLRGPQGSLFGRNAAAGVINIVTRQPDNELAGHVEGGFGNRGRRTTTASISGPLVKDTLYGEAVIAYDSADGFLRSLSSGQDNVGMREDVAGQVKLRYAPVGGPLDVRFMTSHECVRSAEDNYVSYTNFSNRVILDGNSVPGLATMNSYMKRCIDNVSLSADYDFSDYRLSLVTARNKVDIRERLLGAQGKSMPESQESLSQEVRLATRGTGRAWDGVVGAYFEHGRYKQRSSYVLFPTFGTDRSQTTTDSAAVFVDGIWHVTPRWDVSAGARLVQDKAETSGVLPIEGVAAYAASTSSNKALGKLSTGYQLTPSLRSYASLSQGYKPGGYNLQPTSANDSRSYRPETSLNYEMGLKFNTPDQKVSARAAVFQIESRNTQLYQGIVGSQYLTNAGQARSRGIEANLSAEVLRNWTLGLDAQVVDSIFTDYHVNSSTDYTGNKLPFVPRYILAASLSGRIATDVGMVRPRVAARYIGQQQFDAANSLKQQGYMLVDGQVSWRATSKLDVSFYINNAFDKRYLNYAATSNGLRFGTLGEGREFGVKLRYDF, encoded by the coding sequence ATGTTCCAAAGAAAGCCGATCTGTCTGGCCCTCACCGGGGCGATGACTCTGTATTCGCCGCTGGGCGTGGCGCAGGATAGTGCTTCGCAAGGGGCCGCCCTGCCCGAGGTGACGGTGCAGGCAAGCAAGCAGGGCAAGACCGAGCAGAAGATCAACGGCTCCATCAGCGTAGTCTCAGGTGCGACGCTGGAGCAAGCCAACGTCAGCCGCACCGATGATCTGCAACGCGCCTTGCCTGACCTGTATCTGCCGCAACAGGGCAACAGCGCGTTCATCACACCGTCGCTGCGTGGCGTGGCCTCCCTCAATACCTACAATCCGGCCGTGGTGATGTATGTGGACGGTGTGCCGCAGTTCGTGACGGCACAGTCGCAGCTGCTTACCAATGTGGAACAGGTGGAACTGCTGCGAGGCCCCCAGGGCAGCCTGTTTGGCCGCAATGCCGCCGCCGGGGTGATCAATATCGTCACGCGCCAGCCTGACAATGAACTGGCCGGCCATGTCGAAGGTGGGTTTGGCAACCGTGGCCGCCGCACCACCACTGCTTCCATCTCAGGACCGCTGGTCAAGGACACCCTGTATGGCGAAGCCGTGATTGCCTACGACAGCGCCGACGGCTTCCTGCGTAGCCTCTCCAGTGGGCAGGACAATGTGGGCATGCGCGAGGATGTGGCCGGCCAGGTCAAGCTGCGCTATGCCCCCGTGGGCGGGCCGCTGGACGTGCGTTTCATGACCAGCCATGAGTGCGTCCGCTCTGCCGAAGACAACTACGTCTCCTACACCAATTTCAGCAACCGGGTCATCCTGGACGGCAACTCCGTACCGGGGCTGGCTACGATGAACTCCTATATGAAGCGCTGTATCGACAACGTGTCGCTGAGCGCCGATTACGACTTCAGCGACTATCGCCTCAGCCTGGTCACGGCCCGCAACAAGGTCGATATCCGCGAGCGGCTGCTGGGTGCGCAGGGCAAGTCCATGCCCGAAAGCCAGGAGAGCCTGTCGCAGGAAGTCCGCTTGGCCACCCGCGGCACGGGCCGTGCATGGGATGGCGTGGTGGGCGCCTACTTTGAACACGGTCGCTACAAGCAGCGCAGCAGTTACGTGCTATTCCCGACCTTCGGCACCGACCGCTCGCAGACCACCACCGACTCGGCCGCCGTGTTCGTCGACGGGATCTGGCACGTTACCCCGCGTTGGGATGTCAGCGCCGGTGCGCGCCTGGTGCAGGACAAGGCCGAGACCTCCGGGGTGCTACCCATCGAAGGGGTGGCTGCCTATGCCGCCAGCACCAGCAGCAACAAGGCGCTGGGCAAGTTGAGCACGGGCTATCAGCTCACACCTTCGCTGCGTTCCTACGCCAGCCTCAGCCAGGGTTACAAGCCGGGCGGCTACAATCTCCAGCCGACCAGCGCCAACGACAGCCGCTCCTATCGTCCCGAGACCTCGCTGAACTATGAGATGGGGCTCAAGTTCAACACCCCGGACCAGAAGGTGAGCGCCCGCGCCGCCGTGTTCCAGATCGAAAGCCGCAATACCCAGCTGTACCAGGGCATCGTCGGCAGCCAGTACCTGACCAACGCCGGACAAGCCCGCTCTCGCGGCATCGAAGCCAACCTGTCGGCTGAAGTGTTGCGCAACTGGACGCTGGGCCTGGATGCGCAGGTGGTCGATTCGATCTTCACCGACTATCACGTCAACAGCAGCACCGACTACACCGGCAACAAGCTGCCCTTCGTGCCCCGCTATATCCTGGCGGCCAGCCTGAGCGGCCGCATTGCTACCGACGTGGGCATGGTACGTCCGCGCGTGGCAGCGCGCTACATCGGCCAGCAGCAGTTCGATGCGGCCAATAGCCTGAAGCAGCAGGGCTACATGCTGGTGGATGGCCAGGTGTCGTGGCGCGCTACCAGCAAGCTCGATGTGAGCTTCTACATCAACAATGCCTTCGACAAGCGTTATCTGAACTATGCCGCTACCTCCAACGGACTGAGGTTCGGTACCCTGGGCGAAGGCCGGGAGTTCGGCGTGAAGCTGCGTTACGATTTCTGA
- a CDS encoding alpha/beta fold hydrolase, whose protein sequence is MISSTPTSPYLPFNDTHRSGMTLFCLHHAGSNAASFRSWQAYFAGYGIHIAPLELPGHGTRRSQSLHTSHLTLIEDMSHALLGLLPERYAIYGHSLGALLGFELASALQAQGRPPQALFVSGRRPPQLPTPMPWRHQMGDAELVEQLLALGGNGTTLLAHPELQALFLPVIRADFAITECYQYQPRPALQCPLHSFVGERDPEVSAAQMALWQMHTAADFSQQVIAGAHFPDEQAQQGLWQQIARRAVQGREKV, encoded by the coding sequence ATGATCTCTTCCACACCAACCAGCCCCTACCTGCCCTTCAACGATACGCATCGCAGTGGCATGACCTTGTTCTGCCTGCACCACGCCGGCAGCAATGCGGCCAGCTTCCGCAGCTGGCAAGCCTATTTTGCCGGCTACGGCATCCACATCGCCCCCCTCGAATTGCCCGGACACGGAACGCGCCGCAGCCAATCCCTGCATACCAGCCATCTCACGCTGATCGAGGACATGAGCCACGCTTTGCTCGGGCTACTTCCCGAACGCTATGCCATCTATGGACACAGCCTGGGTGCGCTGCTGGGCTTTGAACTGGCCAGCGCCCTGCAAGCGCAGGGTCGGCCACCGCAGGCCTTGTTCGTTTCGGGCAGGCGACCGCCGCAACTGCCGACACCGATGCCCTGGCGTCATCAGATGGGCGATGCCGAGCTGGTCGAGCAATTGCTGGCACTGGGTGGCAATGGCACCACACTGCTGGCGCACCCGGAACTGCAAGCGCTTTTTCTTCCCGTCATCCGCGCCGACTTTGCCATCACCGAGTGCTATCAATACCAGCCCAGACCGGCGCTGCAATGCCCGCTGCATAGCTTCGTCGGAGAGCGTGATCCCGAAGTGAGCGCGGCACAAATGGCGCTGTGGCAAATGCATACAGCAGCGGACTTCAGCCAGCAGGTCATTGCGGGCGCACATTTCCCCGATGAACAAGCCCAGCAGGGGCTATGGCAGCAGATTGCACGCCGGGCGGTGCAGGGCAGGGAGAAGGTTTGA
- a CDS encoding thioesterase domain-containing protein, producing the protein MLDANHRRNRLAYQGLATLLEHAGLADHAHYLNWGYHSDCPDRDQACHRIADHEPNHSQARLVLEIIGKTPLDGKRIMDIGCGRGGALALLQRFYAPTQLIGIDISPSNIAYCRQQHQGRRLRFQLGDACRLPHPDNSVDVVLNMESSGAYSDLPAFFEQVQRILAPQGYFCFSDVIDQNSLPLLQEALSLCGLELQQHRSVRQEVLASRRRASPHLWRRLQQVLAELDNPSLHAELQQYLANPDSPLFAALEEGRADYIIQHWRKSTRRAQPIGPALQEALRQRGQRLEQVQQPRQTQPPTPRPATPAERGGSWLPLSHPAMQARPGHCQLFALPYAGGGASIYRDWTSASAHWSLHPLQLPGHENRLAEAAHVNMDKLVQQLAAVLQPYVQQPWALLGCSLGGKIAFELARHFSAQGTPPQHLIVLACPAPSVPVRQALSHLPPAQFAHAVAQLGGTPTDILQHTDMMQTVMPALRSDSQLAEHYCCANDCSIDAPITLFYAEDDHLVTPEQALQWRNHTRGRFSAQAVAGGHFFLRQQRPQLLACIDQLLSSPWTEEIAHA; encoded by the coding sequence ATGCTGGACGCTAACCATCGCCGCAACCGGCTGGCCTACCAGGGTCTGGCCACCCTGCTGGAACACGCCGGGCTGGCCGACCATGCCCACTATCTGAACTGGGGCTATCACAGCGACTGCCCGGACAGGGACCAGGCCTGCCATCGCATCGCGGATCACGAGCCCAATCACAGCCAGGCCCGCCTGGTGCTGGAAATCATCGGCAAGACGCCCCTGGATGGCAAACGGATCATGGACATCGGCTGTGGCCGAGGTGGAGCGCTGGCCCTGCTGCAGCGTTTCTATGCGCCCACGCAACTGATAGGCATCGACATCAGCCCCAGCAATATCGCTTACTGCCGCCAGCAACACCAGGGACGGCGCCTGCGCTTCCAGCTGGGGGACGCCTGCCGCCTGCCGCATCCCGACAATAGCGTGGATGTGGTGCTGAACATGGAATCCTCGGGCGCCTACAGCGACCTGCCGGCGTTTTTCGAACAGGTGCAGCGCATCCTGGCCCCGCAGGGTTATTTCTGTTTCAGCGACGTCATCGACCAGAACAGCCTGCCGCTGCTGCAAGAGGCCCTGTCCCTGTGCGGCCTGGAGCTGCAGCAGCACCGCTCGGTCAGGCAAGAGGTGCTGGCTTCGCGTCGACGCGCCTCACCCCATTTGTGGCGGCGATTGCAGCAGGTCCTGGCGGAACTGGACAATCCCTCCTTGCACGCTGAACTGCAACAGTATCTGGCCAACCCCGACTCGCCCCTCTTTGCCGCTCTGGAAGAGGGCCGCGCCGACTACATCATCCAGCACTGGCGCAAGAGCACCCGGCGAGCGCAGCCGATTGGCCCTGCACTGCAGGAAGCGCTGCGCCAGCGCGGCCAGCGGCTGGAACAAGTGCAACAACCGCGACAAACACAGCCACCGACGCCACGGCCGGCCACGCCCGCCGAGCGGGGTGGCAGCTGGCTGCCGCTCAGTCATCCGGCCATGCAAGCCAGACCCGGTCATTGCCAACTGTTCGCGCTACCTTATGCAGGCGGCGGCGCGTCCATCTATCGGGACTGGACGTCGGCCAGCGCGCACTGGAGCCTGCATCCGCTCCAGTTGCCCGGGCACGAGAACCGGCTGGCCGAAGCCGCCCATGTGAACATGGACAAGCTGGTGCAGCAACTGGCCGCGGTATTACAGCCCTATGTGCAGCAGCCCTGGGCGCTGCTGGGCTGTAGCCTGGGCGGCAAGATCGCGTTCGAACTGGCGCGTCACTTCAGCGCCCAGGGAACACCGCCGCAGCATCTCATCGTGCTGGCCTGTCCCGCTCCCAGCGTGCCGGTACGACAAGCGCTTTCGCACCTGCCGCCGGCCCAGTTCGCCCACGCCGTGGCCCAACTGGGCGGCACGCCCACCGATATCCTGCAGCATACCGACATGATGCAGACCGTCATGCCGGCCCTGCGCAGCGACAGCCAGCTGGCCGAACACTATTGTTGCGCCAATGACTGCAGCATCGATGCGCCCATCACGCTCTTCTATGCCGAGGACGATCATCTGGTCACGCCTGAGCAGGCGTTGCAATGGCGCAACCACACCCGTGGTCGGTTTTCAGCGCAAGCCGTGGCGGGCGGCCACTTCTTCCTGCGCCAGCAGCGGCCACAACTGCTGGCGTGCATCGATCAACTGCTGTCCAGCCCTTGGACAGAGGAAATAGCACACGCATGA
- a CDS encoding Gfo/Idh/MocA family oxidoreductase, protein MNADKNLATRPPHKVLVCGTRFGEHYLAALAQQRPGYQLCGILARGSARSVALARQLDIPLYRQVDQLPADIDIACVAVRTSIVGGDGTRLASALLQRGIHVLQEHPLHPTDTQRLLSTAREHGVRYQINTLYPHLPAGQRFIQYVRQGLTQQPMWFIEMTTSLQLLYSSLDILGRALGGLAPFAVSAPLSLETLPRPAHPWPFRSLQGVLAGIPLSLHLQTYLDHRDLDHHSLVMHRISCGGPQGNILLANSYGPVVWSHPIYAPNYQEDGADASYLLNGEALRSSRYNRQPTSITFGPAQAPSLNEAVEEDIPHAIFRALDELMQEPSPDSPHWVQHGQAWLDIMRAVGQPVMTELAPPCPPFPDPVSYAREHAHAGR, encoded by the coding sequence ATGAACGCCGACAAGAACTTGGCAACCAGGCCGCCGCACAAGGTCCTCGTCTGCGGCACCCGTTTCGGCGAACACTACCTGGCGGCGCTGGCGCAGCAAAGACCGGGCTACCAGCTGTGCGGCATCCTGGCCAGAGGGAGTGCGCGCTCGGTCGCGCTGGCACGGCAACTGGACATTCCCCTGTACCGGCAGGTGGATCAGTTACCCGCAGATATCGATATCGCCTGCGTGGCGGTGAGGACCAGCATCGTCGGCGGCGATGGCACACGGCTGGCCAGCGCATTGCTGCAACGTGGCATCCATGTGCTTCAAGAGCATCCGCTGCACCCCACCGATACCCAGCGCCTCTTGAGCACGGCGCGCGAGCATGGCGTGCGGTACCAGATCAATACGCTGTATCCCCATCTGCCCGCCGGCCAGCGCTTCATCCAGTACGTGCGCCAGGGCCTGACGCAACAGCCGATGTGGTTCATCGAGATGACGACCAGCCTGCAACTGCTGTACTCCAGCCTGGATATCCTGGGACGCGCCCTGGGCGGCTTGGCGCCCTTTGCTGTAAGCGCGCCCTTGAGCCTGGAGACGCTGCCCCGGCCAGCGCACCCCTGGCCGTTTCGCTCGCTGCAGGGTGTGCTGGCGGGGATTCCCTTGAGCCTGCATCTGCAAACCTATCTGGACCACCGCGACCTGGACCACCACAGTCTGGTGATGCACCGGATCAGCTGCGGTGGACCGCAGGGCAATATCCTGCTGGCCAACAGCTATGGCCCCGTAGTCTGGAGCCACCCGATCTACGCACCCAACTATCAAGAGGATGGTGCCGACGCCTCATACCTCCTCAACGGCGAAGCGCTGCGCAGCAGCCGCTACAACCGCCAGCCCACCTCCATCACCTTCGGGCCGGCGCAGGCGCCCAGCCTCAATGAGGCGGTCGAAGAGGACATTCCCCATGCCATCTTCCGGGCGCTGGACGAACTCATGCAGGAACCCAGCCCGGATAGTCCGCACTGGGTCCAGCATGGCCAGGCCTGGCTGGACATCATGCGCGCCGTCGGCCAGCCCGTCATGACCGAGCTGGCCCCGCCCTGCCCGCCCTTCCCTGATCCCGTTTCCTACGCCAGAGAACATGCCCATGCTGGACGCTAA